One Azospirillum brasilense DNA segment encodes these proteins:
- a CDS encoding YdhR family protein, which produces MITAIVRYRLPAAIGREECRTHFLSIAPGFGGVPGLIRKQFIWSETGTAGGVYQWKRLEDAQRFYQGPWLDGIRQRYGTDPEIEFFETFAVTDNPGGVVSVLT; this is translated from the coding sequence ATGATCACCGCCATCGTCCGCTACCGCCTTCCCGCCGCGATCGGGCGAGAGGAATGCCGGACGCATTTCCTGTCGATCGCGCCGGGTTTCGGCGGCGTGCCCGGCCTGATCCGCAAGCAGTTCATCTGGAGCGAGACCGGCACCGCCGGGGGCGTCTACCAATGGAAAAGGCTGGAGGACGCCCAACGCTTCTACCAGGGGCCATGGCTGGATGGCATACGGCAGCGATACGGCACCGATCCGGAAATCGAGTTCTTCGAGACCTTCGCGGTCACGGACAATCCGGGCGGGGTGGTGTCGGTGTTGACGTGA
- a CDS encoding ABC transporter ATP-binding protein produces MVALEQDLPAGLELEVQGVSHAFDLHGAPLPVLDTVGLHAKPGEFVALLGPSGCGKSTLLRLVAGLEPPRAGRILADGLPISGPHPSRVVVFQDPTLYPWRTVWDNVALGLEAQGVLRQRRNRVDKALRLVGLDGFAKAYPHQLSGGMAQRAALARALVNDPRLLVLDEPLGKLDSLTRIQMQGEIVALWRRAGFTALLVTHDVEEALLMATRVIVFSERPARIKAEIVVDRPYPRHRDDPVLVELRHKALELLGLAGSW; encoded by the coding sequence ATGGTAGCGCTGGAACAAGACCTCCCGGCCGGTCTGGAACTGGAGGTCCAGGGCGTCAGCCACGCCTTCGACCTGCACGGCGCGCCATTGCCCGTGCTGGACACGGTCGGTCTGCACGCCAAGCCGGGCGAGTTCGTGGCGCTGCTCGGCCCGTCGGGCTGCGGCAAGTCCACGCTGCTGCGGCTCGTCGCCGGGCTGGAGCCGCCGCGCGCGGGCCGGATTCTGGCCGACGGGCTGCCGATCAGCGGGCCGCACCCGTCGCGGGTGGTCGTCTTTCAGGACCCGACGCTCTACCCCTGGCGCACCGTCTGGGACAATGTGGCGTTGGGGCTGGAGGCGCAGGGCGTGCTCCGCCAGCGGCGCAACCGGGTGGACAAGGCGCTGCGGCTGGTCGGGCTGGACGGTTTCGCCAAGGCCTACCCGCACCAACTCTCCGGCGGAATGGCGCAGCGCGCGGCGCTGGCCCGCGCGCTGGTCAACGACCCGCGCCTGCTGGTGCTGGACGAGCCGCTGGGCAAGCTCGACAGCCTGACGCGCATCCAGATGCAGGGCGAGATCGTCGCGCTGTGGCGGCGCGCCGGCTTCACCGCCCTGCTGGTGACCCACGACGTGGAGGAGGCTCTGCTGATGGCCACCCGCGTCATCGTGTTCAGCGAGCGCCCGGCCCGCATCAAGGCGGAGATCGTCGTCGACCGCCCCTATCCCCGCCACCGCGACGACCCGGTGCTGGTGGAGCTGCGCCACAAGGCGTTGGAACTGCTGGGCCTTGCCGGGAGCTGGTAG
- a CDS encoding LysR family transcriptional regulator, translating into MEWSDLRVFLAIAREGTLGAAARRIGQTQPTMGRRLRALEKAVGHTLFQRTSDGLVLTDEGTAVLRHAERMEEESLALERVLAGQGGRLEGNLRVSSSDWFGLHILTPLIYEFTQRHPGVTVELLTDARFLSLSRREADLVYRIRPFDEPEVVQRKLTRIEYALYGVAGSPTPTVGDGTGCALVTMNTTFGGMPDVAWLQRMLPNARVAFRSNNRDAQAYMSALGVGLAVLPRPIGDALDGLQVIDLGEPPPGRDVWIGYHQDLRRLARLRALLDLTIERFSKD; encoded by the coding sequence ATGGAGTGGAGCGACCTTCGAGTCTTTCTGGCGATTGCCCGCGAGGGCACGCTCGGCGCGGCGGCTCGACGCATCGGGCAGACCCAGCCGACCATGGGGCGACGTTTGCGCGCGCTGGAGAAGGCGGTCGGCCACACGCTGTTCCAGCGAACAAGCGATGGTCTCGTGCTGACGGATGAAGGGACTGCCGTGCTGCGCCATGCCGAGCGCATGGAGGAGGAAAGCCTTGCCTTGGAGCGCGTTCTGGCTGGACAGGGTGGGCGTTTGGAGGGCAACTTACGGGTGTCGTCCTCCGACTGGTTCGGCCTCCACATACTGACACCACTCATTTATGAGTTCACACAGCGCCATCCGGGCGTCACTGTGGAACTGCTGACCGATGCGCGGTTTTTAAGTCTTTCGAGGCGGGAGGCGGACCTCGTGTATCGCATCCGTCCGTTCGACGAGCCGGAGGTGGTGCAGCGCAAGCTGACCCGCATCGAATACGCTCTTTACGGTGTCGCGGGGAGCCCAACGCCGACCGTTGGTGATGGCACAGGCTGCGCATTGGTCACCATGAACACCACCTTCGGCGGCATGCCGGATGTCGCGTGGCTCCAGCGAATGCTCCCAAATGCCCGCGTCGCGTTTCGAAGCAACAACCGCGATGCCCAGGCTTATATGTCTGCCTTAGGCGTCGGATTGGCTGTTCTCCCACGCCCTATTGGGGATGCGTTGGACGGACTGCAGGTCATCGATCTTGGCGAGCCGCCACCAGGACGCGATGTTTGGATCGGCTATCATCAGGATCTTCGCCGTTTGGCGCGGCTGCGCGCCTTGCTCGATCTGACAATTGAGCGTTTTTCGAAAGATTGA
- a CDS encoding ABC transporter permease, translating into MSSLDDAAALAAGGGAAVDRSRSPAPPRLWLGGVAASAAWLAAAALTALWPETEEWVRTGEFASLLAVVGGALAFAVPLLRLFGAVGERLRAAAPWLVVLALGVIGWELVTAKLDLLPRPFFAPPQALLEVYLDEWPRLLECTVASLQLLLLGYGIGAFVGFVTGVSIGWSRTVGYWVHPVLRLIGPLPATAWLPIAFFAFPSSWSASVFLIALATGVPVTILTWSGVSGVNPAYYDIARTLGASSRFLVLKVAVPAAMPHVFVGLFMGLGASFAVLVVAEMMGVKAGLGWYLQWAQGWAAYANMYAALLVMALVCSSLVTLLFKVRDRLLAWQKGLLKW; encoded by the coding sequence ATGAGCAGCCTCGATGACGCCGCGGCGCTGGCAGCGGGCGGGGGTGCTGCTGTGGACCGCAGCCGTTCCCCCGCGCCTCCGCGCCTGTGGCTGGGCGGGGTGGCGGCCAGTGCCGCTTGGCTGGCCGCCGCCGCCCTGACCGCCCTGTGGCCGGAAACGGAGGAATGGGTGCGCACCGGAGAATTCGCCAGCCTCCTCGCGGTGGTCGGCGGCGCGCTGGCCTTCGCCGTGCCGCTGCTGCGCCTGTTCGGCGCGGTGGGGGAGCGGCTGCGGGCCGCGGCGCCCTGGCTGGTGGTGCTGGCGCTCGGCGTGATCGGCTGGGAGCTGGTCACCGCCAAGCTCGACCTGCTGCCGCGTCCCTTCTTCGCGCCGCCGCAGGCGCTGCTGGAGGTCTATCTGGACGAGTGGCCCCGCCTGCTGGAATGCACCGTGGCGTCGCTGCAGCTGCTGCTGCTCGGCTACGGGATCGGCGCCTTCGTCGGCTTCGTCACCGGCGTGTCCATCGGCTGGTCGCGGACCGTGGGCTACTGGGTGCATCCGGTGCTGCGGCTGATCGGGCCGCTGCCGGCCACGGCGTGGCTGCCCATCGCCTTCTTCGCCTTCCCATCGAGCTGGAGCGCCAGCGTCTTCCTGATCGCGCTGGCGACCGGGGTGCCGGTGACCATCCTGACCTGGTCCGGGGTGTCCGGCGTCAACCCGGCCTACTACGACATCGCCCGCACGTTGGGCGCGTCCTCGCGCTTCCTGGTTCTGAAGGTGGCGGTGCCGGCAGCGATGCCGCACGTCTTCGTCGGCCTGTTCATGGGGCTCGGCGCCTCCTTCGCGGTGCTGGTGGTGGCGGAGATGATGGGGGTCAAGGCCGGGCTCGGCTGGTACCTGCAATGGGCGCAGGGCTGGGCGGCCTACGCCAACATGTATGCGGCGCTGCTGGTGATGGCGCTGGTGTGCTCCAGCCTCGTCACGCTGCTGTTCAAGGTGCGCGACCGGCTGCTCGCCTGGCAGAAGGGATTGCTGAAATGGTAG
- a CDS encoding ABC transporter substrate-binding protein, with product MSTHRNGSGISAATPSRRGLLKVAAAGALALPFAGVASRLVAAPTPAALKPLKLAWNTGAVCGAPVAVAKHNGFFEKHGLDVEFVNFAGTTEQLLEALATGKADIGHGMALRWLKPLEQGFDVRIIAGVHGGCMRLLAAKNGGITSLAGLKGKTVAISDLSSPAKHLFSIQLAKQGIDPNKDVEWRVFPGDLLAIAVDKGEAQAVAHWDPVTYNFLKSGNLVEISTNLSGEFANRVCCVLGARGSLLREDKAAAAAVTRAVFEAQHYAAANPVEAAKVYQQYSPKSSIEDLAAQLSSQTHDHNPVGADIKREIALYAEELKGVQVFKQSTDAAKFADRVYADVLG from the coding sequence ATGAGCACGCATCGGAACGGTTCGGGAATCTCGGCGGCGACGCCCTCGCGGCGCGGGCTGCTGAAGGTGGCGGCGGCGGGCGCGTTGGCGCTGCCTTTCGCGGGCGTGGCGTCCCGGCTGGTCGCCGCCCCGACGCCCGCCGCGCTGAAGCCGCTGAAGCTCGCCTGGAACACCGGCGCGGTGTGCGGCGCCCCGGTGGCGGTGGCCAAGCACAACGGCTTCTTCGAGAAGCACGGGCTGGACGTGGAGTTCGTCAATTTCGCCGGCACGACGGAGCAGCTTCTGGAGGCGCTCGCCACCGGCAAGGCCGACATCGGCCACGGCATGGCGCTGCGCTGGCTGAAGCCGCTGGAGCAGGGCTTCGACGTGCGCATCATCGCGGGCGTCCATGGCGGCTGCATGCGCCTGCTGGCCGCCAAGAACGGCGGCATCACCAGCCTTGCCGGGCTGAAGGGCAAGACGGTGGCGATCAGCGACCTGTCCAGCCCGGCCAAGCACCTGTTCTCCATCCAGCTCGCCAAGCAGGGGATCGACCCGAACAAGGACGTGGAGTGGCGCGTCTTTCCCGGCGACCTGCTGGCCATCGCGGTCGATAAGGGCGAGGCGCAGGCCGTCGCCCACTGGGACCCGGTGACCTACAATTTCCTGAAGTCCGGCAATCTGGTGGAGATTTCCACCAACCTGTCGGGCGAATTCGCCAACCGCGTCTGCTGCGTGCTCGGCGCACGCGGCAGCCTGCTGCGCGAGGACAAGGCCGCCGCCGCCGCGGTGACCCGCGCCGTGTTCGAGGCTCAGCACTACGCCGCCGCCAACCCGGTGGAGGCCGCCAAGGTCTACCAACAGTACTCGCCGAAGAGCAGCATCGAGGACCTCGCCGCCCAGCTTTCCAGCCAGACGCACGACCACAACCCGGTGGGCGCCGACATCAAGCGCGAGATCGCGCTCTACGCGGAGGAGTTGAAGGGCGTGCAGGTCTTCAAGCAGAGCACCGACGCGGCGAAGTTCGCCGACCGCGTCTACGCCGACGTGCTGGGCTGA
- a CDS encoding Gfo/Idh/MocA family protein encodes MTHAPIRVGIIGVHPDRGWASTAHVPALRELPQFRLSALSHSRIETAKASAEKFGFEHAVSSSDELVNHPDVDLVVVTVRVPEHLHLVTAALQAGKSVFSEWPLGMNLRDAETMNALAAEKGVSAMIGLQTRANPTLRHMRELIKQGYLGEVLSASVIGSGITWGEELDEAFRYTLDPSKGASMLHVPFAHTIDALLFALGEDFLSVSGTLVRRRQTIRMSGSKEVVPLDVADQIAFSGRLTSGGLVTCHFRGGLSRATNFHVEINGTRGDLLLTSPVGYVGLGGFKLMGAQADETLHPIAVPEGFSADDNVLAGNVRKLYELIASDMTSGTLQSPTFGDAVKLHRLINAIGQSGGVARDV; translated from the coding sequence GTGACCCATGCACCAATCAGAGTTGGCATCATCGGCGTTCACCCCGACCGTGGTTGGGCCTCGACCGCCCATGTGCCTGCGTTGAGGGAGCTGCCGCAGTTCCGACTTTCCGCCCTGAGCCACAGCCGGATCGAAACTGCGAAGGCGTCGGCTGAGAAGTTCGGTTTTGAACACGCGGTGTCATCGAGCGACGAACTTGTGAACCATCCTGATGTCGACCTGGTGGTCGTGACCGTGAGGGTGCCGGAACACCTTCATCTCGTGACCGCAGCGCTTCAAGCCGGGAAGTCGGTGTTTTCCGAATGGCCGCTTGGCATGAACCTTCGGGACGCTGAGACAATGAACGCGCTCGCCGCCGAAAAAGGTGTCTCGGCCATGATCGGCCTCCAGACTCGCGCGAACCCGACCCTTCGGCACATGCGCGAGCTGATAAAACAGGGCTATCTCGGCGAGGTGCTCTCGGCGTCGGTCATCGGTTCAGGAATCACGTGGGGGGAGGAACTCGACGAGGCTTTTCGATACACCCTGGACCCGTCCAAGGGCGCGAGCATGTTGCACGTGCCGTTCGCCCATACAATCGACGCCCTGTTGTTCGCGCTCGGCGAAGACTTCCTCAGCGTGTCGGGGACATTGGTTCGTCGTCGTCAGACGATACGGATGTCGGGGAGTAAGGAAGTCGTCCCGCTCGACGTCGCGGATCAAATAGCTTTCTCTGGCAGGCTCACGTCCGGCGGTCTCGTGACATGCCATTTCCGCGGCGGGCTGTCGCGCGCAACCAATTTCCATGTCGAGATCAACGGCACCAGGGGCGACCTATTGCTCACGAGTCCCGTCGGCTACGTAGGTCTGGGCGGATTCAAGCTCATGGGTGCGCAAGCAGACGAGACCCTTCATCCGATCGCCGTACCCGAGGGCTTCAGTGCCGACGACAACGTCCTGGCGGGCAACGTGAGGAAGCTCTACGAACTGATCGCGTCCGACATGACGTCCGGCACCCTTCAAAGTCCAACGTTCGGAGACGCCGTCAAACTGCATCGGCTGATCAACGCGATCGGGCAAAGCGGCGGGGTGGCGCGCGATGTCTGA
- a CDS encoding zinc-dependent alcohol dehydrogenase family protein: MRALVLDAYDAPFRLTDVARPAAGPGQVLVRIAASGVNPLDTKIRAGAAAHAKHPLPAILGIDLAGEVVAVGSGVTTFKAGDQVYGMTGGVGGRQGSLAEYAAVEADLLAHKPANLTMREAAALPLITITAWEGLVDRAGIRAGQTVLVQGGAGGVGHVAVQIARAFGAAVWATDSADKKATVEQLGATAIDYRAETVEAYVARHTQGRGFDLVYDTAGGPVLDASFQAVRRFGHVVSCLGWGTHALSPLSFRAATYSGVFTLLPMLTGEGMRHHGDILCQAASLVESGKLLPRLDPHHFSLEQAEEAHVAIKDGSARGKIVVDIAA, from the coding sequence ATGCGCGCTTTGGTGCTGGACGCGTACGACGCCCCGTTTCGTCTGACCGATGTTGCGCGGCCAGCGGCCGGGCCTGGTCAGGTTCTGGTGCGCATCGCCGCCAGCGGCGTCAATCCGCTGGACACCAAGATCCGTGCCGGCGCCGCGGCGCACGCCAAGCACCCGCTGCCGGCGATACTCGGCATCGACTTGGCGGGAGAGGTCGTTGCCGTCGGTTCCGGAGTCACCACCTTCAAGGCGGGCGATCAGGTCTATGGGATGACCGGCGGCGTCGGTGGCCGGCAGGGCTCGCTCGCGGAATACGCCGCGGTCGAGGCCGACTTGCTTGCGCACAAGCCGGCCAATCTGACAATGCGTGAGGCGGCTGCGCTGCCGCTGATCACCATCACGGCCTGGGAGGGATTGGTTGATCGCGCCGGCATCCGAGCCGGCCAAACGGTTCTGGTGCAGGGGGGTGCCGGCGGTGTGGGCCATGTGGCCGTACAAATTGCCCGTGCATTTGGAGCGGCCGTCTGGGCGACGGACTCCGCGGACAAGAAGGCAACCGTCGAGCAGCTGGGCGCCACCGCCATCGATTACCGCGCCGAGACGGTCGAAGCGTACGTTGCCCGTCACACGCAAGGCCGCGGCTTCGACTTGGTTTATGACACCGCTGGTGGGCCGGTGCTCGATGCCTCCTTCCAAGCGGTCCGGCGCTTCGGGCATGTGGTCAGTTGCCTGGGCTGGGGGACGCACGCGCTGTCGCCGCTGTCATTCCGTGCAGCGACCTATTCAGGCGTCTTCACCTTGCTTCCTATGCTGACGGGAGAAGGAATGCGGCATCACGGTGACATTTTGTGCCAAGCGGCCTCCCTGGTCGAATCTGGAAAGCTGCTGCCTCGGCTCGATCCGCACCACTTCTCCCTGGAGCAGGCTGAGGAGGCGCATGTCGCGATCAAGGATGGAAGCGCCAGAGGAAAGATCGTCGTCGACATTGCCGCGTGA